One genomic segment of Candidatus Limnocylindrales bacterium includes these proteins:
- a CDS encoding pitrilysin family protein, translating into MTLLKGNIQETLLENGLKVLTLEKHHLPVVCSMIWYKVGSVNERKGETGLSHFLEHLMFKGTDRYRKGEIDLKTMVHGGHNNAFTSHDYTAYFFNFASDRWEVALEIEANRMRNCLFDPEEFELERKVVLEEMKRSLDSPWGLLEVELEATMFRVHPYHHPIIGWQEDIEQIPREAVIQYYNTYYLPNNATLVIVGDFDTGKTLEKIHRLFDPIPPGPPPLPVTSREPKQRGEHRFKIVQDTQVGRLEMGYHTTKIGHPDNYPLDVLDTLLSSGKSSRLYQRLVEKEKLVNFVRASHDARKYEGAFFIYAELRPGKSLGKVEKILMEELDRIKQEGIPDHELQRAKNIISADFIFDQETAYNLAKALGYYETTLHYDFLNTYLENIEKVSQEDIVRVVNQYFVDENKTVGWAVPEKTRKNRRIEE; encoded by the coding sequence TTGACTTTATTAAAAGGTAATATTCAAGAAACCCTATTGGAGAACGGACTTAAGGTTCTGACTCTGGAAAAGCACCACTTACCGGTTGTGTGCAGTATGATCTGGTATAAAGTGGGCTCGGTGAACGAAAGGAAGGGGGAAACCGGTTTATCTCACTTTTTAGAGCATCTCATGTTCAAGGGTACCGACCGATATCGTAAAGGAGAGATCGATCTAAAAACCATGGTCCATGGCGGTCATAATAATGCGTTCACGTCCCATGATTATACCGCTTATTTTTTTAACTTTGCCTCGGATCGGTGGGAAGTGGCTTTGGAAATTGAGGCCAATCGGATGCGGAATTGTCTATTTGACCCCGAAGAATTCGAGCTGGAACGAAAAGTGGTCCTTGAAGAAATGAAAAGAAGTTTAGATTCCCCTTGGGGATTATTAGAAGTGGAGTTGGAAGCCACCATGTTTCGTGTCCATCCCTATCATCATCCCATCATTGGATGGCAAGAGGACATCGAACAAATACCCCGAGAAGCCGTCATTCAGTATTACAATACCTATTATCTGCCTAATAATGCAACCCTCGTCATCGTAGGAGATTTTGACACGGGTAAAACCTTAGAGAAGATTCATCGGCTTTTTGATCCCATCCCTCCGGGCCCTCCGCCTCTTCCTGTTACTTCCCGAGAACCCAAACAGCGTGGGGAACATCGATTCAAAATTGTTCAAGACACCCAGGTGGGACGTTTGGAAATGGGCTATCATACGACTAAAATCGGTCATCCGGACAATTACCCCCTGGATGTACTGGATACCCTATTAAGTTCGGGAAAGAGTTCTCGCCTCTATCAGAGATTAGTCGAAAAAGAGAAATTGGTTAACTTTGTTCGTGCCTCCCATGATGCGCGGAAATATGAAGGTGCCTTCTTTATCTACGCCGAGCTACGACCCGGTAAAAGTCTGGGAAAAGTCGAAAAAATCCTTATGGAGGAGTTAGATCGAATCAAACAGGAAGGTATTCCAGACCATGAGCTGCAACGGGCTAAAAATATCATTTCCGCGGATTTTATTTTTGATCAAGAAACAGCCTATAATCTGGCGAAAGCTCTTGGATATTATGAGACAACCCTTCATTACGATTTCCTGAACACTTATCTGGAAAATATCGAAAAAGTTTCCCAAGAAGATATCGTTCGGGTTGTTAACCAGTATTTCGTGGATGAAAACAAGACGGTAGGCTGGGCCGTTCCGGAGAAAACAAGAAAGAACAGGAGAATAGAGGAATGA
- a CDS encoding Ldh family oxidoreductase — translation MESVRVEWKALQEFATQVFEGLGMPPGDAAKEAEVLLWANLRGVDSHGVQLIASYLKQVDAGVMNPKPRIQIIKETPATIFVEADRAFGPIVTTFTMEKVMEKAREVGIGWGLIRNTTHQGAMGYYSQMAAAQDMAGIAVVSSPPNMAPPGARAAGTHNSPISIAVPGKTRKFITLDMATSVVAWGKLLVAIDKGESIPKEWGLDKDGRPTTDPKQVAFLQPAGGYKGYGLALMFECLSGLMAGNPLITAILLKQTQGSPVIQNSFVGAINIGNFTDINEYKENVDRLVAAIKSLPRQEGVEEIFVPGEPEERVYEDRIKNGIPLPPGTIEKLRAAAERFKLKLPPGL, via the coding sequence ATGGAGAGTGTACGTGTGGAATGGAAAGCTTTACAGGAATTTGCGACCCAGGTATTTGAAGGGTTGGGGATGCCACCCGGGGATGCGGCCAAGGAAGCTGAAGTGCTCCTATGGGCCAACCTACGTGGTGTGGATTCCCATGGCGTCCAATTAATTGCTTCTTATTTGAAGCAGGTGGATGCAGGTGTGATGAATCCAAAGCCTCGTATTCAGATTATTAAGGAGACTCCTGCTACGATATTCGTTGAAGCCGACCGGGCTTTTGGACCTATTGTTACTACTTTTACCATGGAGAAGGTCATGGAAAAAGCACGGGAAGTGGGGATAGGTTGGGGATTGATTCGCAACACAACCCATCAGGGGGCCATGGGTTACTACAGTCAGATGGCTGCCGCGCAGGACATGGCCGGTATTGCCGTAGTCAGCAGCCCACCCAATATGGCCCCTCCTGGGGCCCGAGCGGCAGGGACCCATAACAGCCCTATTTCCATTGCAGTGCCCGGTAAGACCCGTAAATTCATTACCCTGGATATGGCAACCAGTGTGGTTGCCTGGGGTAAACTGCTGGTGGCCATCGATAAGGGAGAATCCATCCCCAAAGAATGGGGTTTGGACAAAGATGGACGCCCGACGACGGATCCTAAACAGGTTGCTTTCCTGCAGCCAGCCGGAGGATATAAAGGTTACGGTCTGGCCTTGATGTTCGAATGTTTATCGGGCCTGATGGCCGGTAATCCTTTAATCACAGCCATTCTGCTCAAGCAAACGCAAGGATCCCCGGTTATCCAAAATAGCTTTGTGGGGGCCATTAATATCGGTAACTTCACAGATATTAACGAGTACAAAGAGAATGTTGATAGATTGGTTGCGGCAATAAAGAGTCTACCAAGACAGGAAGGGGTTGAAGAGATTTTCGTACCGGGAGAACCGGAGGAACGTGTCTATGAGGATCGAATTAAAAATGGGATTCCACTCCCCCCGGGGACCATCGAGAAACTACGAGCCGCCGCAGAGCGGTTTAAGCTTAAATTACCACCGGGTCTTTAA
- a CDS encoding pitrilysin family protein, whose amino-acid sequence MKDFEPKKWVLANGLTVLFLENRFYPIVAIEAFVDAGQKHEPEDKAGLAYLVGTLLDEGTKNRSGLEIAQIMDFIGGNLETSSTGVFAQILSKDVDIALDIVSDILKNALFDEQEVIKERNKQLAAIKSEQDDPNIVAYQAFRELVYGDHPYHRPGKGYTRTVKTLCRSDVVNYYETYFVPNNTILAVVGDLSEEEAREKIEKYFGDWPRKPLVGASERLSLRAVGPTKPRVKYIYKEKEQLHIYLGHLGITRDNPDYYALRVMDYILGTGPGFTDRISRKLRDEQGLAYTVYAHITPSATEEPGVFTAYIGTSPENKDRAIEGFLREIELIQKERVSEEELENAKNYLTGSYVFKFETSNQLASYLISAEKYHLGFDYLRKYPDLIRRVTAEDIQRVAQKYLDPVNYSLVVVGKVKPQSGVGV is encoded by the coding sequence ATGAAGGATTTCGAACCGAAGAAATGGGTTCTGGCCAACGGATTAACCGTTCTTTTTTTAGAAAACCGATTTTATCCTATTGTTGCCATAGAGGCTTTTGTAGATGCCGGGCAAAAGCATGAACCAGAAGACAAAGCCGGACTCGCTTATCTGGTTGGAACGCTTTTGGACGAGGGGACCAAAAACCGAAGCGGGCTGGAAATTGCCCAAATCATGGATTTCATTGGAGGTAATTTGGAGACTTCCAGTACCGGCGTATTCGCTCAAATCCTGAGCAAAGATGTGGATATTGCTCTGGATATTGTATCGGATATACTGAAAAATGCCCTGTTCGATGAACAAGAGGTAATTAAAGAACGAAATAAACAACTGGCTGCCATCAAAAGTGAACAGGATGATCCCAATATCGTCGCGTATCAGGCTTTTCGAGAACTGGTTTATGGGGATCATCCCTATCATCGCCCCGGAAAAGGATATACGAGAACGGTTAAAACCCTTTGCCGTTCAGATGTAGTGAATTATTATGAGACCTATTTTGTTCCCAATAATACCATCCTGGCCGTTGTGGGGGATTTAAGTGAAGAGGAAGCCCGTGAAAAGATTGAGAAATATTTTGGTGATTGGCCCAGGAAACCTTTAGTAGGAGCCTCTGAGCGGTTATCCTTACGGGCCGTCGGTCCAACCAAACCCCGGGTAAAATATATTTACAAAGAAAAAGAACAGCTCCATATCTATCTGGGGCATTTGGGGATTACCCGGGATAATCCAGACTACTATGCCTTACGGGTTATGGATTATATTTTAGGAACAGGGCCCGGTTTTACCGACCGGATTTCCAGAAAGCTGCGGGATGAGCAAGGACTTGCCTATACGGTTTATGCCCATATTACACCCTCTGCAACCGAGGAACCCGGGGTTTTTACGGCTTACATAGGCACCTCTCCTGAGAATAAAGACAGGGCTATAGAAGGATTTCTTCGAGAGATTGAACTAATCCAGAAGGAGCGGGTATCCGAGGAAGAACTGGAAAATGCCAAGAATTATTTGACTGGAAGTTATGTCTTTAAATTTGAAACCAGCAATCAATTAGCCAGTTATCTTATATCTGCTGAAAAATATCATCTGGGTTTCGATTATCTGCGTAAATACCCCGACCTCATTCGCAGGGTAACTGCAGAGGATATCCAACGGGTTGCCCAGAAATATCTGGATCCGGTTAATTATTCGCTGGTCGTGGTAGGAAAAGTAAAACCTCAGTCAGGTGTAGGAGTGTAG